One Rattus norvegicus strain BN/NHsdMcwi chromosome 20, GRCr8, whole genome shotgun sequence DNA segment encodes these proteins:
- the Tspyl1 gene encoding testis-specific Y-encoded-like protein 1, translated as MSVREPDEGTPVPDHRGLCDADTIPGTPGWRPLLGEKAVTGEGSAGIVGSPAPRGVAGLGPQVRVAAARQGETPPVVEGPAAAAFVAPKDAEKALETRGAEARAHDVKIERATVAVAAREQSEVAMQGSEEVMEVEQKPAGEEMEMPEASGGAREAQEEAGPWHLGIDLRTNPLEAIQLELDTVNAQADRAFQHLEQKFGRMRRHYLERRNYIIQNIPGFWMTAFRNHPQLSAMIRGQDAEMLRYITNLEVKELRHPKTGCKFKFFFRRNPYFRNKLIVKEYEVRSSGRVVSLSTPIIWRSGHEPQSFIRRNRDLICSFFTWFSDHSVPESDRIAEIIKEDLWPNPLQYYLSREGIRRPRRRPIREPVEIPRPFGFQSG; from the coding sequence ATGAGCGTCCGGGAGCCGGACGAGGGGACCCCTGTGCCCGACCACCGCGGCCTCTGCGATGCTGACACTATCCCGGGGACCCCAGGCTGGCGTCCGCTGCTCGGCGAGAAGGCGGTGACAGGTGAGGGCAGCGCGGGGATCGTGGGGAGCCCAGCGCCCCGGGGTGTCGCGGGCCTTGGCCCCCAGGTGCGGGTGGCCGCAGCTAGGCAAGGAGAGACTCCGCCTGTTGTCGAGGGCCCCGCGGCGGCGGCGTTCGTGGCACCGAAAGATGCGGAGAAGGCCCTAGAAACTCGGGGAGCGGAGGCCCGGGCCCACGACGTGAAGATTGAACGGGCCACCGTCGCGGTGGCAGCGCGAGAGCAGTCAGAAGTGGCGATGCAAGGGAGtgaggaggtgatggaggtggagCAGAAGCCCGCGGGTGAAGAAATGGAGATGCCGGAGGCTAGTGGAGGAGCCAGGGAGGCGCAGGAGGAGGCAGGGCCTTGGCACCTGGGCATCGATCTTCGCACGAACCCGCTGGAGGCCATCCAGCTGGAACTGGACACCGTGAATGCTCAGGCCGACAGGGCCTTCCAACATCTGGAGCAGAAGTTTGGGCGGATGCGGCGACACTATCTGGAGCGAAGGAACTACATCATTCAGAATATCCCAGGCTTCTGGATGACCGCCTTCCGCAACCACCCTCAGTTGTCCGCCATGATTAGGGGTCAGGATGCAGAGATGTTAAGGTACATAACCAATCTGGAGGTGAAGGAACTGAGGCATCCTAAGACTGGCTGCAAATTCAAGTTCTTTTTCCGAAGAAACCCCTACTTCAGAAACAAGCTGATTGTCAAAGAATATGAAGTGAGATCATCCGGCCGAGTGGTGTCTCTTTCCACTCCAATCATATGGCGGAGTGGGCATGAGCCCCAGTCCTTCATTCGCAGAAACCGAGACCTCATCTGCAGCTTCTTCACCTGGTTCTCAGACCACAGCGTTCCAGAATCTGACAGGATCGCCGAGATTATCAAAGAGGACCTGTGGCCAAACCCACTGCAATACTACCTGTCTCGTGAAGGAATCCGTAGACCCCGACGTCGCCCAATAAGGGAACCAGTGGAGATTCCCAGGCCTTTTGGCTTCCAGTCAGGCTAa